One genomic region from Cumulibacter soli encodes:
- a CDS encoding acyl-CoA dehydrogenase family protein has translation MSEDFRSTVRAFLETNLPDDWRGIGALTEEERAEFAPQWRKKIFDGGYLAYEFPKEVGGSGYGVREAAIIQEEFLRYGAPLTTHPNDSFFLKMCGPTLLHWGTEKQKEFFFPKAFSGEHKWCQGYSEPGAGSDLFALRTRATRDANGDFIINGQKIWTTQAFSANWIFALVRTDPDAPKAKGISFLLVPLDQPGVEVRPIRTMSGKSEFCEVFFTDARTSADMLVGPENGGAKVALTLLGFERGSGAAGTAMQHKMTLERLARLINERGLADDPSVRQRFGWCVERVDALDAMARQIVDTAAEGAELGPESSFIKLYATEFDKIMLEFALDVLGPDALEYQGARSSVEVGLEPKGSPLDSGVWIDNYHLSRAATIYGGSSQVQRTTIGERIMGLPR, from the coding sequence ATGAGCGAGGACTTCCGGAGCACCGTACGTGCGTTCCTGGAAACCAACCTGCCCGATGACTGGCGCGGGATCGGGGCACTGACCGAAGAAGAGCGGGCCGAGTTTGCCCCGCAATGGCGCAAGAAGATATTCGATGGTGGCTACCTGGCCTATGAGTTCCCGAAGGAGGTCGGCGGCAGCGGTTACGGCGTCCGCGAGGCCGCGATTATCCAAGAGGAGTTCCTGCGGTACGGCGCCCCACTGACCACGCACCCGAACGATAGCTTCTTCCTGAAGATGTGTGGGCCGACTCTGCTGCATTGGGGCACCGAAAAGCAGAAGGAATTCTTCTTCCCGAAGGCGTTCAGCGGCGAGCACAAATGGTGCCAGGGTTACTCCGAGCCGGGCGCTGGTTCCGACCTCTTCGCGCTGCGTACCCGCGCGACTCGGGATGCGAACGGCGACTTCATCATCAACGGCCAGAAGATCTGGACCACTCAGGCCTTCAGCGCCAACTGGATCTTTGCCCTCGTGCGCACCGATCCGGACGCTCCGAAGGCCAAGGGGATCTCCTTCTTGCTCGTACCGCTGGACCAGCCGGGTGTCGAAGTTCGACCGATCCGCACTATGTCTGGAAAGTCGGAGTTCTGCGAAGTGTTCTTCACCGACGCTCGCACCTCGGCCGACATGCTCGTTGGACCCGAGAACGGAGGCGCGAAGGTCGCGCTGACCCTGCTCGGCTTTGAGCGGGGGTCCGGTGCCGCCGGCACAGCTATGCAGCACAAGATGACCCTTGAGCGTCTCGCCCGACTGATCAATGAACGCGGGCTGGCTGATGACCCATCGGTGCGCCAGCGGTTCGGCTGGTGCGTCGAACGCGTCGACGCCCTTGATGCGATGGCTCGGCAGATCGTCGACACCGCCGCGGAAGGCGCCGAGCTCGGCCCTGAATCCTCGTTCATCAAGCTATACGCGACCGAATTCGACAAGATCATGCTCGAGTTCGCGCTCGACGTGTTGGGTCCAGATGCACTCGAGTACCAGGGCGCACGCTCAAGCGTCGAGGTCGGCTTGGAGCCGAAGGGATCCCCGCTGGATTCCGGAGTATGGATCGACAACTACCACCTGTCGCGCGCTGCAACCATCTACGGCGGATCCAGCCAGGTGCAGCGCACGACCATCGGCGAACGAATCATGGGGTTGCCACGATGA
- a CDS encoding methylmalonyl-CoA mutase family protein, which produces MPEDSVEHLSLRGGSEATLQQWQDAVAGVLRKSGRLAEDADPAQAPDKLTKRTTDGLTIPPLAGTEVARGLADGPSGADAVRGAAQGQREPGDVPTWDLRAHVTNTDESITSQLEGGAGSVWIATRPGAVTDLAKALDGVLLDVAPVVLDSAQPLADAETLVSLSGGKLHPTTNFGIDPSGERLLTGAALDVDLAAAARLAQQHGVRAFVVDASIVHDAGAGEVLELAYAAAAGIDLLRQLDSAGVAAAEAVGLIEFRYAATDQQFTTISKLRAARAIWARICQVLDVVDDVQHQHVVTSARMLTQFDPFTNLLRTTIATFASAVGGAESITVRAYDDSLGQTDEFGSRMARNISNLLVHESHIGQVTDPAGGAGSMEALTDSLARAAWEKFTGIDAEGLQAFIDGQLTDEIASSVQSRAEAIAKRKQAITGVSEFPQSNEQLLERSAGYSRFTDSALLRPVHDADEFEALRHNPVSAPIFLWPVGDLASTTARATFVSNLLAAGGITVVSGTAGRSFDELKGEYDAAGAGAACLVGSDPGYSAEGAALVDQLHAAGIAHVAVAGKPVAELDGKVDDSVAVGQNVLDFLNRTRSALEATR; this is translated from the coding sequence ATGCCCGAGGATTCTGTAGAACACCTGAGCCTGCGGGGCGGATCTGAAGCGACGCTGCAGCAGTGGCAGGACGCCGTCGCCGGCGTACTGCGCAAGAGCGGCCGGCTCGCCGAGGACGCCGACCCAGCGCAGGCACCCGACAAGCTCACCAAGCGGACGACGGACGGCCTGACGATCCCGCCGCTCGCCGGTACCGAAGTGGCCCGCGGACTGGCCGATGGCCCCAGCGGCGCCGACGCCGTACGCGGCGCTGCCCAAGGGCAGCGTGAGCCCGGCGACGTACCGACTTGGGATCTGCGCGCACACGTCACCAACACCGATGAGTCGATCACCAGCCAGCTCGAAGGTGGCGCTGGCTCGGTGTGGATCGCGACCCGTCCCGGCGCGGTGACTGACCTGGCCAAGGCGTTGGATGGCGTCTTGTTGGACGTCGCCCCTGTCGTACTCGACTCCGCCCAGCCGCTCGCCGACGCTGAGACGCTGGTTTCGCTCAGCGGCGGGAAGTTGCACCCAACCACGAACTTCGGCATCGACCCATCCGGTGAACGACTGCTGACCGGTGCGGCCCTCGATGTCGATCTGGCTGCCGCCGCCCGTCTGGCGCAGCAGCACGGGGTCCGCGCGTTCGTCGTGGACGCCAGCATCGTGCACGACGCCGGCGCCGGTGAGGTGCTGGAACTCGCGTACGCGGCAGCAGCCGGCATCGATCTGCTGCGCCAGTTGGATTCCGCCGGCGTCGCCGCGGCCGAGGCCGTCGGCTTGATCGAGTTCCGGTACGCCGCCACCGACCAACAGTTCACAACCATCTCGAAGCTGCGCGCGGCTCGGGCGATCTGGGCCCGCATCTGCCAGGTGCTTGATGTCGTGGATGACGTTCAGCACCAGCACGTCGTCACCTCCGCGCGGATGCTCACCCAGTTCGACCCGTTCACCAACCTGCTCCGCACGACCATCGCGACGTTCGCGTCCGCGGTCGGCGGCGCAGAATCCATCACCGTGCGCGCGTACGACGACTCCCTCGGACAGACCGACGAGTTCGGCAGCCGGATGGCGCGCAATATCTCCAATCTGCTGGTGCACGAGTCACATATCGGCCAGGTCACCGACCCGGCCGGTGGCGCAGGCAGCATGGAGGCGCTCACCGATAGCCTCGCGCGAGCCGCATGGGAGAAGTTCACCGGCATCGATGCCGAGGGCCTGCAGGCCTTCATCGACGGCCAGCTCACCGACGAGATCGCGAGCTCAGTTCAGTCGCGGGCGGAGGCCATCGCCAAGCGCAAGCAGGCGATCACCGGCGTCAGTGAGTTCCCGCAGTCCAACGAGCAACTGTTGGAGCGGTCTGCGGGGTACTCCCGGTTCACCGATTCGGCGTTACTGCGTCCGGTGCATGACGCCGATGAATTCGAGGCCCTGCGGCACAATCCGGTTTCCGCACCGATCTTCCTGTGGCCCGTCGGCGACCTCGCCTCGACCACGGCGCGCGCGACGTTCGTCAGTAACCTGCTGGCCGCCGGCGGCATCACCGTCGTCAGCGGTACTGCCGGCCGTAGCTTTGACGAGTTGAAGGGCGAGTACGACGCTGCTGGCGCTGGCGCAGCGTGCCTCGTCGGCAGCGACCCCGGATACTCCGCCGAGGGCGCCGCACTCGTCGATCAACTGCACGCCGCCGGGATCGCGCACGTCGCGGTCGCCGGGAAGCCGGTCGCTGAACTCGATGGCAAAGTCGATGATTCTGTCGCGGTCGGACAGAACGTGCTCGACTTCCTCAACCGCACGCGTTCCGCTCTGGAGGCAACACGATGA
- a CDS encoding MDR family MFS transporter — translation MSKRTERNHDAVAAYRLSPEHRKIFLGLMLGMFVASVSQTIVGPAMPRIVAELGGMEYYSWVATAAMLVSAVTVPIVGKFSDLYGRRVFYLAGIVVFMIGSLVCGFAEDFWVLVTGRAIQGIGMGTLMPLSQTIIGDMIPSRQRGKYQGLMGSVFGVTSVAGPIAGGVITDHWGWRWLFFAAVPIGFVALFFIARFLRLDFEKRKAKIDYGGIITLTIGLVAILLTSSLGGVTYDWTSPQIITLIAIGVVFLGAFIVIEQRAEEPLLPLRLFSSSIFSWSIVGAFTVTMVMFGAIIYIPVYAQAVIGVNATNSGLILMPLMLGFILLGVGTGALITRTGRYKPFMLVGIVLMGVGIWMITRLGFGSTAEELTFAMVVLGVGLGMCMQQYTIVVQNQVSQRDIGVGTAATQFFRNVGSTIGIAVFGTAMTLGLPQAITSHMPEGAESQIPPGGFDAASVLDPAQLAGLPTAVEDAVRAGMADRLHVVFLLALPILAVAFIATALIKAVPLRETLDDSPSEQGPDLAPGIADATVIPTSAPPASTPSATAQNAVRSAPGSRS, via the coding sequence ATGTCGAAACGCACTGAGCGCAATCACGACGCGGTCGCGGCATATCGACTTTCTCCAGAGCACCGCAAGATCTTCCTCGGTTTGATGCTCGGCATGTTCGTCGCATCGGTGAGCCAAACCATCGTCGGACCGGCAATGCCCCGCATCGTTGCCGAACTCGGCGGTATGGAGTACTACAGCTGGGTCGCCACCGCGGCCATGTTGGTGTCGGCCGTGACGGTCCCGATCGTCGGAAAATTCTCCGACCTCTACGGCCGTCGCGTGTTCTATCTGGCCGGAATCGTCGTGTTCATGATCGGCTCCCTGGTCTGCGGGTTCGCCGAGGACTTCTGGGTGCTGGTCACCGGTCGCGCGATTCAAGGCATCGGCATGGGCACCCTGATGCCGCTGTCTCAAACCATCATCGGAGACATGATTCCGTCGCGCCAACGCGGCAAGTATCAGGGATTAATGGGTTCAGTCTTCGGCGTGACCTCGGTCGCCGGCCCGATCGCCGGCGGCGTCATCACCGACCACTGGGGTTGGCGTTGGCTCTTCTTCGCCGCCGTCCCGATCGGTTTCGTGGCGCTTTTCTTCATCGCTCGCTTCCTACGCCTGGACTTCGAGAAGCGGAAGGCAAAGATCGACTACGGGGGCATCATCACCCTGACGATCGGGCTGGTCGCGATCTTGCTCACCTCATCGCTCGGCGGGGTGACCTATGACTGGACGTCCCCGCAGATCATCACCTTGATCGCGATCGGCGTCGTGTTCCTGGGGGCCTTCATCGTCATCGAGCAGCGCGCCGAGGAGCCATTGCTCCCGCTGCGGTTGTTCTCCAGCAGCATCTTCAGTTGGTCGATCGTGGGCGCGTTCACCGTGACCATGGTGATGTTCGGCGCCATCATTTACATCCCGGTGTACGCACAAGCGGTGATCGGCGTGAACGCGACCAATTCCGGGCTGATCCTGATGCCGCTCATGCTGGGCTTCATCCTGCTCGGCGTCGGTACCGGGGCGTTGATCACGCGTACGGGCCGCTACAAGCCGTTCATGCTCGTCGGCATCGTCTTGATGGGCGTCGGCATCTGGATGATCACGCGACTCGGTTTCGGATCGACAGCCGAAGAGTTGACCTTCGCCATGGTCGTGCTCGGTGTTGGTCTCGGCATGTGCATGCAGCAGTACACCATCGTGGTGCAAAACCAGGTTTCCCAGCGGGATATCGGCGTGGGTACGGCGGCTACTCAGTTCTTCCGCAATGTCGGCTCGACGATCGGCATCGCGGTGTTTGGTACGGCGATGACGCTCGGTCTTCCCCAGGCGATCACCTCGCACATGCCCGAAGGTGCCGAGTCGCAGATACCGCCGGGAGGTTTCGACGCTGCGTCCGTCCTCGACCCCGCACAGCTCGCTGGTCTACCTACTGCTGTGGAGGACGCCGTACGCGCTGGGATGGCGGATCGGTTGCATGTCGTGTTCCTGCTGGCACTGCCGATCCTCGCCGTCGCGTTCATCGCCACGGCGCTGATCAAGGCGGTGCCGCTACGCGAGACACTCGACGACTCGCCGTCCGAGCAAGGCCCCGACCTAGCTCCCGGTATCGCTGATGCCACTGTGATCCCGACTTCTGCGCCGCCCGCGAGCACCCCGTCCGCCACCGCCCAGAACGCGGTACGAAGCGCCCCGGGCAGCCGGTCTTAA
- a CDS encoding NUDIX domain-containing protein — protein sequence MRDPNDGWADGPAGRFWGRGGAAGLLAHDPNRGVLLQHRVAWSHQGGTWGLPGGARHVGESAIDGALREAGEEAGVVRDGLSLRATFTFDVGYWSYTTVHVEVTKPFEAEITDPESEELRWVPPAEIADMPLHSGFGDAWPGLRQRLESPPLLVIDAANVVGSRPNGWWRDRVGAAERLIANLQGIEADGTPGAWFGLDERWHLWPEVLVVIEGQATAAKATESNRLSVVRADQDGDSAIVDEVMKRPDADVVVVTADRVLRERVTQYGARPIGPSAVLDYLDRD from the coding sequence GTGCGTGATCCCAATGATGGCTGGGCAGATGGCCCCGCCGGGCGGTTCTGGGGACGCGGCGGTGCGGCCGGGTTGCTCGCGCACGATCCGAACCGCGGTGTACTGCTGCAGCACCGCGTTGCGTGGAGTCATCAGGGCGGAACCTGGGGTCTGCCCGGTGGCGCACGGCACGTTGGCGAGAGCGCGATCGATGGTGCACTACGCGAAGCCGGTGAGGAAGCGGGCGTCGTCCGCGACGGGTTGAGCCTGCGCGCGACGTTCACATTTGATGTCGGGTACTGGTCCTACACCACGGTGCACGTTGAGGTGACTAAGCCGTTCGAAGCCGAGATCACCGACCCGGAGAGTGAAGAGTTGCGGTGGGTGCCTCCGGCCGAGATCGCGGACATGCCGCTGCATTCCGGATTCGGAGACGCGTGGCCGGGGCTACGGCAGCGACTGGAATCGCCGCCGCTGCTGGTGATCGACGCGGCGAACGTGGTCGGCTCGCGTCCGAATGGGTGGTGGCGCGATCGCGTCGGTGCTGCTGAGCGACTGATCGCCAATCTGCAAGGAATCGAAGCCGACGGAACCCCGGGTGCGTGGTTCGGGCTCGACGAACGATGGCACCTCTGGCCGGAGGTCCTGGTCGTTATCGAAGGACAAGCAACCGCCGCTAAGGCCACCGAATCCAACCGGTTAAGTGTCGTGCGCGCCGATCAGGACGGCGACTCGGCGATCGTGGACGAGGTGATGAAACGACCCGACGCTGACGTCGTGGTGGTCACTGCCGATCGAGTGCTGCGGGAGCGTGTCACGCAGTACGGCGCCCGACCCATCGGGCCAAGCGCCGTACTGGACTACCTCGATCGCGATTAG
- the scpA gene encoding methylmalonyl-CoA mutase, producing the protein MSIPSFGDTPFDAAPARRGGLSAQPGNEWESPEGIAIKSLYTEDDLDGLDGLDTFPGLAPFIRGPYPTMYNSQPWTVRQYAGFSTAEESNAFYRRNLAAGQKGLSVAFDLATHRGYDSDNPRVVGDVGMAGVAIDSILDMRQLFDGIPLDKMSVSMTMNGAVLPILALYVVAAEEQGVAPEQLAGTIQNDILKEFMVRNTYIYPPQPSMRIISDIFAYTASRMPRFNSISISGYHIQEAGATADLELAYTLADGLEYLRAGIDAGLDVDKFAPRLSFFWAIGMNYFMEVAKMRAARALWSRIVGEFGPKNPKSQSLRTHSQTSGWSLTAQDVFNNVARTCIEAMAASAGHTQSLHTNALDEALALPTDFSARIARNTQLLLQQEAGAADIIDPWGGSYYVERLTQELAEKAWAHIQEVEEAGGMAKAIDAGIPKMRIEEAAARTQARIDSGKQVVVGVNTFVPERDQGVDVLKIDNETVRNAQLAKLERLRADRDEAEVQRTLDALTKAAGTQAKSTDMDSNLLARAIDAARAKATVGEISDAIEKVFGRHTATIRTISGVYRQEAAGDRNVDAVLAATDQFAAEEGRRPRILVAKMGQDGHDRGQKVIVSAFADMGFDVDVGPLFSTPEEVARQAIDADVHIVGVSSLAAGHLTLVPALRDELKKQGREDIMIVVGGVIPPADIPTLLEMGAKAVFPPGTVIANSALGLVNDLAKSLGHEAA; encoded by the coding sequence ATGAGCATCCCCAGTTTCGGCGATACGCCGTTTGATGCGGCGCCCGCGCGCCGGGGTGGGCTGTCGGCTCAGCCCGGTAACGAGTGGGAATCACCCGAGGGCATCGCGATCAAGAGTCTGTACACCGAGGACGACCTCGACGGCCTCGACGGCCTCGACACGTTCCCGGGCCTGGCCCCGTTCATCCGCGGCCCCTACCCCACCATGTACAACTCGCAGCCCTGGACGGTCCGGCAGTACGCCGGATTCTCCACCGCTGAGGAGTCCAACGCTTTCTATCGGCGCAACCTGGCCGCCGGCCAGAAGGGTCTGTCGGTTGCGTTCGACTTGGCCACGCACCGTGGCTACGACTCGGACAACCCTCGCGTGGTCGGCGACGTCGGCATGGCCGGTGTCGCGATCGACTCGATCCTGGATATGCGCCAGTTGTTCGACGGGATCCCGCTGGACAAGATGTCGGTCTCGATGACGATGAATGGCGCCGTACTGCCGATCCTGGCGTTGTACGTCGTCGCCGCGGAGGAGCAGGGCGTCGCCCCGGAGCAACTCGCGGGCACCATTCAGAACGACATTCTCAAAGAGTTCATGGTGCGCAACACCTACATCTATCCGCCGCAGCCATCGATGCGCATCATCAGCGACATCTTTGCCTACACGGCATCCCGGATGCCGCGATTCAACTCGATTTCGATTTCCGGGTACCACATCCAGGAGGCCGGAGCGACCGCCGATTTGGAGCTCGCGTACACCCTGGCCGACGGCCTAGAGTACCTGCGTGCCGGAATCGACGCCGGCCTGGATGTCGACAAGTTCGCTCCCCGACTGTCATTCTTCTGGGCGATTGGCATGAACTACTTCATGGAAGTAGCGAAGATGCGCGCGGCACGCGCCCTGTGGTCGCGGATCGTGGGTGAGTTCGGACCGAAGAACCCGAAGTCGCAGTCGCTGCGTACTCACTCGCAGACCTCCGGCTGGTCGCTGACCGCGCAGGACGTGTTCAACAATGTCGCGCGCACCTGCATCGAGGCGATGGCGGCATCGGCCGGGCATACCCAGTCGTTGCACACCAACGCTCTCGACGAGGCTCTGGCGCTCCCCACCGACTTCTCGGCTCGGATCGCTCGCAATACTCAGTTGCTGTTGCAGCAGGAGGCTGGCGCCGCCGACATCATCGACCCATGGGGCGGCTCGTACTACGTCGAGCGACTCACCCAGGAGCTCGCTGAGAAGGCGTGGGCGCACATCCAGGAGGTCGAAGAAGCCGGCGGTATGGCGAAGGCCATCGATGCCGGTATTCCGAAGATGCGCATTGAGGAGGCCGCGGCCCGCACTCAGGCCCGGATCGACTCAGGCAAGCAGGTCGTCGTCGGCGTGAACACCTTCGTGCCAGAGCGTGACCAGGGTGTCGACGTATTGAAGATCGACAACGAGACGGTGCGCAATGCGCAGCTGGCCAAGTTGGAGCGGTTGCGCGCCGATCGCGATGAGGCCGAGGTGCAGCGCACCCTCGACGCGCTGACGAAGGCCGCGGGGACGCAGGCGAAGTCCACCGATATGGACTCCAACCTGCTCGCCCGGGCGATCGACGCGGCACGCGCCAAGGCGACCGTCGGCGAGATCAGCGATGCGATCGAGAAGGTCTTCGGTCGACACACGGCGACCATCCGTACCATTTCTGGTGTGTATCGCCAAGAAGCCGCAGGAGACCGCAACGTCGACGCCGTACTCGCCGCGACCGACCAGTTCGCGGCTGAGGAAGGCCGCCGTCCGCGCATCCTCGTCGCGAAGATGGGTCAGGACGGTCACGACCGAGGTCAGAAGGTGATCGTTTCCGCCTTCGCCGATATGGGATTCGACGTCGACGTCGGCCCGCTGTTCTCCACCCCCGAGGAGGTCGCCCGACAGGCGATCGACGCCGACGTGCACATCGTCGGGGTGTCCTCCTTGGCCGCCGGTCACCTCACGTTGGTGCCGGCACTGCGGGATGAGCTCAAGAAGCAGGGTCGTGAGGACATCATGATCGTGGTCGGCGGCGTCATTCCTCCCGCGGACATTCCCACGCTGCTGGAAATGGGCGCCAAGGCGGTCTTCCCGCCCGGCACCGTCATCGCCAACAGCGCGTTGGGGCTGGTCAATGACCTGGCCAAGTCGCTCGGCCACGAAGCGGCGTAA
- a CDS encoding acyl-CoA dehydrogenase family protein: MTMTEAPNTVSLVLAEEQRDLQKAVRRFLEERAPLARAAEMLEPRVARDDAVWQTLTSELGLAALAIPEESGGAGASVIELGLVLEETGKVLLVSPFFATAALATPALLASNAEVAAALLEAIAAGETTATFALPAITGEASSLSVADARISGTARFVINGADVDQILVTTTDGGVYAVARDADGVSISECDSTDPTRPLAHVTFANSPATELGTGQDGARIIAHATNTARVMLAAESAGAARAALEMVVEYAKTREQGGKVIGSHQGLKHMLADTRLEVEAAAAAARRAAAELSVAPVGAELRCYLSAKSFAAEALHLAAATNIQAHGAIGFTWEHNAHLYFKRATSGRRMLGTTSNIRDALAADLLAQVAG, encoded by the coding sequence ATGACGATGACCGAAGCACCGAACACCGTGAGCCTGGTCCTCGCCGAGGAACAGCGCGATCTACAGAAAGCCGTACGCCGCTTCCTCGAGGAGCGGGCACCGCTGGCACGCGCAGCCGAGATGCTCGAGCCACGCGTCGCGCGCGATGATGCCGTGTGGCAGACGCTGACCAGCGAACTCGGCCTTGCGGCACTCGCGATCCCGGAGGAAAGCGGAGGCGCCGGCGCGAGTGTGATCGAACTTGGCCTCGTCCTGGAGGAGACCGGGAAAGTTCTGCTGGTCTCGCCGTTCTTTGCCACCGCGGCGCTCGCAACTCCCGCGCTACTCGCCTCGAATGCGGAGGTTGCCGCTGCTTTGCTGGAGGCCATCGCCGCTGGCGAAACCACCGCGACATTCGCACTGCCGGCGATCACTGGCGAGGCGTCGTCGCTGAGTGTTGCCGATGCGCGCATCAGCGGCACGGCTCGCTTCGTCATCAACGGCGCGGACGTCGATCAGATCCTGGTGACGACCACCGATGGTGGCGTGTACGCCGTCGCTCGAGATGCCGACGGCGTCTCCATCAGCGAATGCGACTCGACGGATCCGACGCGGCCACTCGCGCACGTTACGTTCGCCAACTCCCCCGCAACCGAACTTGGCACCGGACAGGACGGTGCCCGGATCATCGCGCATGCAACGAATACTGCTCGGGTCATGCTCGCCGCGGAAAGCGCGGGCGCCGCACGCGCCGCGCTCGAGATGGTCGTGGAGTACGCGAAGACCCGTGAGCAGGGCGGCAAGGTGATCGGCTCGCACCAAGGGCTCAAGCACATGCTCGCTGACACTCGGCTCGAGGTGGAAGCCGCCGCCGCGGCGGCGCGCCGTGCTGCCGCGGAATTATCGGTAGCACCCGTCGGCGCCGAACTGCGCTGCTATCTATCGGCGAAGTCGTTCGCTGCCGAGGCCCTGCACCTGGCTGCGGCAACGAATATCCAGGCGCACGGGGCGATCGGCTTCACCTGGGAGCACAACGCGCACCTGTACTTCAAGCGCGCAACCAGCGGCCGCCGGATGCTCGGTACCACCAGCAATATCCGCGATGCACTCGCCGCTGACCTGCTGGCCCAGGTAGCAGGCTAA
- a CDS encoding VOC family protein, with product MTIIGLDHVQVAIPSSGEEDARVFYGVLLGMDEIQKPPVLATRGGCWFQSGSAVLHLDVEEPFAPARKAHPAFLVDELDALAAQLVAAGYECIRADDQIPGVRRFHTFDPCGNRIEFQQV from the coding sequence ATGACAATCATTGGGCTCGATCACGTTCAGGTAGCTATCCCGTCGTCTGGGGAGGAGGATGCTCGCGTTTTCTATGGCGTGCTTCTCGGTATGGATGAAATCCAGAAACCGCCGGTTCTCGCGACCCGCGGCGGGTGCTGGTTCCAATCCGGATCTGCTGTCCTGCACCTCGACGTGGAAGAACCATTCGCGCCAGCGAGGAAGGCTCACCCGGCGTTTCTGGTCGACGAACTCGACGCGTTAGCAGCGCAGCTCGTTGCCGCCGGCTATGAATGCATCCGCGCTGACGACCAGATCCCCGGCGTACGACGCTTTCACACGTTCGACCCATGCGGCAATCGAATTGAGTTCCAGCAGGTTTGA
- a CDS encoding GNAT family N-acetyltransferase → MKNRSSEEFLVIPAARSDSGAVADVLADAFAADEHTTGLLPTDNRSARLRRLFNVAVADTFASGGNAWLAVDATDRSALGAALWEAPGAHVPTWRTVINAPQFLHIFGKRAFDAHRTDRSCEAHRPGVPHWYLKDIGTATAGRGRGVGTALLTHRLSVADEQRVGVYLESSSRANVGYYSRFGFVERSVIPAYGTIELTGMWRAPAARTS, encoded by the coding sequence ATGAAGAATCGCTCGTCCGAGGAGTTTTTAGTCATACCGGCCGCCCGCTCCGACAGCGGGGCAGTGGCCGACGTCCTGGCAGATGCATTCGCCGCGGACGAGCACACCACCGGTCTCCTGCCCACAGATAATCGTTCGGCACGGTTACGGCGCCTCTTCAACGTCGCCGTCGCAGACACCTTCGCCTCCGGCGGAAACGCGTGGCTCGCTGTTGACGCGACCGATCGTTCTGCACTCGGTGCGGCGTTGTGGGAGGCCCCTGGCGCGCATGTCCCAACCTGGCGAACGGTCATCAACGCTCCTCAGTTTCTACATATCTTTGGTAAGCGAGCGTTTGACGCACACCGCACGGATCGTTCGTGCGAGGCGCATCGCCCGGGCGTTCCGCACTGGTATCTCAAGGACATCGGGACGGCAACGGCAGGCCGGGGTCGAGGCGTGGGCACGGCGCTGTTGACGCATCGGCTGAGTGTGGCTGACGAGCAGAGAGTCGGGGTCTATCTCGAATCGTCGTCGCGCGCGAACGTGGGCTACTACAGCCGGTTCGGTTTCGTCGAGCGCAGTGTTATCCCGGCGTACGGCACGATCGAACTGACCGGCATGTGGCGAGCCCCAGCCGCGAGGACGTCGTAG
- the meaB gene encoding methylmalonyl Co-A mutase-associated GTPase MeaB, whose amino-acid sequence MAHWRQDPEAVAQAVSQGDRSAVAQAITAVESTNPKHQALARRLLSALTEPESPTVRVGISGVPGVGKSTFIESFGRMLTDNGHRVGVLAIDPSSVRTGGSVLGDKTRMPELSVNPSAFVRPSPSSGTLGGVAKSTSQAMRILEAAGYDVILVETVGVGQSETTVATMVDTFLFLGLARTGDQLQGIKKGVLEIADVVAINKADGEFEKAAMSAARELQAALRMVNTGQSGWLPPVLTCAGLTGLRLDEVWEAIGSHREFLGTDGLLAKRHSQEWELTEKLVIAELEARLQRSSAVQAVRADLRRQVFDGALAAATAADEILRAFDSSD is encoded by the coding sequence ATGGCGCACTGGCGTCAAGATCCAGAAGCGGTCGCCCAGGCTGTCAGCCAGGGCGACCGCTCCGCTGTTGCCCAAGCGATCACCGCGGTCGAGTCGACGAATCCCAAGCACCAAGCGCTGGCTCGCCGGCTGCTGAGTGCGTTGACCGAGCCCGAGTCACCCACCGTGCGCGTGGGTATTTCGGGCGTGCCCGGGGTCGGTAAATCGACGTTCATCGAATCGTTCGGTCGGATGCTCACCGACAACGGACATCGCGTCGGCGTACTGGCCATCGACCCCTCCAGCGTGCGAACCGGCGGATCGGTGCTGGGCGACAAGACCCGGATGCCCGAGCTGTCGGTAAACCCGTCTGCGTTCGTTCGCCCGTCCCCGTCGTCCGGCACTCTTGGCGGCGTCGCAAAGTCGACGTCCCAGGCAATGCGGATTCTGGAGGCTGCCGGGTACGACGTGATCCTGGTGGAAACCGTCGGTGTCGGGCAGTCAGAGACGACGGTCGCAACGATGGTCGACACGTTCCTGTTTCTCGGGTTGGCGCGCACCGGCGATCAGCTGCAGGGAATCAAGAAGGGCGTGCTAGAGATCGCCGATGTGGTGGCGATCAATAAGGCGGACGGCGAGTTCGAGAAGGCCGCGATGTCAGCGGCGCGCGAGCTGCAAGCTGCGCTACGAATGGTGAACACGGGTCAGTCGGGTTGGCTCCCACCGGTGCTCACCTGCGCCGGATTGACCGGGCTGCGGCTGGACGAGGTGTGGGAGGCCATCGGCTCGCACCGCGAGTTCCTGGGTACGGACGGCCTGTTAGCCAAACGGCACTCGCAGGAATGGGAGTTGACCGAGAAGCTGGTGATTGCCGAACTGGAGGCACGGCTTCAGCGCTCCTCCGCCGTACAGGCGGTTCGGGCTGACCTGCGACGCCAGGTGTTCGATGGCGCACTCGCGGCAGCCACTGCCGCCGACGAGATCCTCCGCGCATTCGACTCGTCTGATTGA